One Rhizobium bangladeshense DNA window includes the following coding sequences:
- a CDS encoding NAD-dependent epimerase/dehydratase family protein — protein sequence MTILITGGCGFIGRHVAEELLKNGYGVRILDALIDQVHADAEVSVPDGAEIIQGDVRDKDAVRAALAGVSGVIHLAAEVGVGQSMYEIARYVGCNDLGTAVLLEAMIGLPVKKIVVASSMSVYGEGLYLTADGKRLGYVRRRMQNVKQGQWDPLDEDGQPLTPVATDEEKPVDLASIYALTKFAQERQVLIFGEAYGLDAVALRLFNVFGAGQALSNPYTGVLANFGSRLANGQPPMIFEDGRQRRDFVHVRDVATAFRLALEKPAASGHVINIGSGQAYSIADVATLLADAMGVPEIGPDIMNKARSGDIRNCFADISKARELLGFEPKYRLENALAPFAEWVRQTGAVDRGAEMKRQLEERGLVS from the coding sequence GGCTTCATTGGTCGCCACGTTGCTGAAGAACTTCTGAAAAATGGCTATGGCGTGCGCATTCTCGATGCGCTGATCGATCAGGTGCATGCCGATGCCGAAGTCAGTGTGCCGGATGGAGCCGAAATTATCCAAGGCGATGTCAGAGACAAGGATGCAGTGCGCGCGGCGCTTGCCGGTGTGAGCGGCGTCATCCATCTCGCCGCCGAAGTCGGCGTCGGACAGTCGATGTATGAAATCGCCCGCTATGTCGGCTGCAACGATCTCGGCACGGCGGTGCTTCTGGAAGCGATGATCGGCCTTCCCGTCAAGAAGATCGTCGTCGCCTCGTCGATGAGCGTCTACGGAGAAGGGCTCTATCTGACGGCGGACGGAAAGCGGCTCGGTTATGTCAGGCGGCGCATGCAAAATGTCAAGCAGGGCCAGTGGGATCCGCTCGATGAGGACGGTCAGCCGCTGACGCCGGTCGCCACCGACGAGGAGAAACCGGTCGATCTTGCATCCATCTACGCGCTGACGAAATTCGCCCAGGAGAGGCAGGTCCTTATTTTCGGCGAAGCCTACGGCCTGGACGCCGTCGCCTTGCGCCTCTTCAACGTTTTCGGCGCGGGCCAGGCGCTTTCCAATCCCTACACCGGGGTCCTTGCCAACTTCGGTTCGCGCCTCGCCAATGGGCAGCCGCCGATGATCTTCGAGGATGGCAGGCAGCGGCGCGATTTCGTCCACGTCCGCGATGTTGCGACAGCCTTTCGCCTGGCCCTCGAAAAGCCCGCGGCATCCGGCCACGTTATCAATATCGGCAGCGGCCAGGCCTATTCGATCGCCGATGTCGCGACGCTTCTTGCCGATGCCATGGGCGTGCCCGAGATCGGCCCTGACATCATGAACAAGGCGCGTTCGGGAGACATCCGCAATTGCTTCGCCGACATTTCCAAGGCGCGCGAACTGCTCGGCTTCGAACCGAAATATCGCCTTGAGAATGCACTCGCTCCCTTCGCCGAATGGGTGCGGCAGACCGGGGCGGTCGACCGTGGCGCCGAAATGAAGCGGCAGCTGGAAGAGCGGGGGCTGGTTTCATGA
- a CDS encoding NAD-dependent epimerase/dehydratase family protein — translation MNKAGSRASGQQEARRFGFVEWFRPGEYERTELVLPDILKSGASYLRTHLSWAEYLAPGGEQWFDWLIPRVGSQIDLLPCIHYTPPSLSRTGRSSGAPVDLKSYADFVDHILTRYGRYFRHIELWNEPNNLLDWDWRHDSDFLLFCEMVGGAAYWAKQRGYKPVLGGPCPFDPYWLNLMGTRGVLGVIDAVGFHGFPGTWDSEEATWGGWDMHLGEMRGIIDRYNADAEIWITEAGYSTWRNDEIEQARRFIKALNVPADRMYWYSWRDVPPDVPVQEGLWFDPRHYHLGAVSHDNKPKLLARLLMEGGVKRLEDVAALAAPQIASGAAPIVVTGGSGFVGCNLADSLLSDGEDVIILDNLARSGVDQNLTWLIERHGGRVHPVLADVRDLMGIEAAFRDAKAVFHYAAQTAVTTSLVDPLEDFETNARGTLNVLESVRRAGRRAPVIFASTNKVYGALDDLGVIELDDRYLPEDETVRKQGVGEDRPLDFCTPYGCSKGVADQYILDYAKSYGIPAAVLRMSCIYGPRQFGTEDQGWVAHFLIRALGGEPISIYGDGKQVRDILHVDDAVAAYRMLLSNIERVSGKAFNLGGGPRNAVSVLSVLREIELLAGRPVETSFGPWRAGDQFYFVADTTKLERETGWQAEIGWRDGLRHLAEWLIAHRFGGRQFRREKRKVSA, via the coding sequence ATGAACAAGGCCGGTTCTCGAGCATCCGGTCAGCAGGAGGCGAGGCGGTTCGGTTTCGTCGAATGGTTCCGACCCGGAGAATATGAGCGGACTGAGCTGGTGCTGCCGGATATCCTGAAAAGCGGCGCCAGTTATCTGCGCACGCATCTTTCCTGGGCCGAATATCTGGCGCCCGGCGGCGAGCAATGGTTCGACTGGCTGATCCCGCGTGTCGGCAGCCAAATCGATCTTCTGCCCTGCATACACTACACGCCGCCCTCCCTGTCCCGGACGGGCAGGTCTTCGGGCGCGCCGGTCGATCTCAAATCCTATGCCGACTTTGTCGATCACATCCTGACTCGCTATGGCCGCTATTTCCGTCATATCGAGCTCTGGAACGAGCCGAACAATCTGCTTGACTGGGATTGGCGTCACGACAGCGATTTTCTGCTTTTCTGCGAAATGGTCGGAGGCGCGGCCTACTGGGCGAAGCAAAGGGGTTACAAACCGGTTTTGGGCGGCCCGTGCCCCTTCGACCCATACTGGCTCAACCTGATGGGCACGCGCGGCGTGCTCGGCGTCATCGACGCTGTCGGCTTCCATGGCTTTCCCGGAACCTGGGATAGCGAGGAGGCAACCTGGGGCGGCTGGGACATGCATCTCGGAGAGATGCGCGGGATTATCGACCGCTATAATGCCGATGCGGAAATATGGATCACCGAAGCCGGGTACTCCACCTGGCGCAATGACGAGATCGAACAGGCGCGGCGCTTCATCAAGGCGCTGAACGTGCCGGCCGATCGCATGTATTGGTATTCCTGGCGTGACGTGCCGCCCGATGTTCCGGTTCAGGAAGGCCTGTGGTTCGATCCGCGGCATTATCACCTCGGCGCTGTCAGCCACGACAACAAGCCGAAGCTTCTTGCCCGCCTTCTCATGGAAGGAGGCGTCAAGAGACTGGAGGATGTCGCGGCCCTTGCGGCTCCCCAAATCGCCTCGGGTGCCGCGCCGATCGTTGTTACCGGCGGCAGCGGGTTTGTCGGCTGCAATCTCGCCGACAGCCTGCTCAGCGACGGCGAGGACGTCATCATCCTCGACAATCTGGCACGATCGGGGGTCGATCAGAATCTGACCTGGCTGATTGAGCGGCATGGCGGGCGGGTTCACCCGGTCCTTGCCGACGTTCGTGATCTGATGGGCATCGAAGCAGCCTTCAGGGACGCCAAGGCAGTCTTCCACTATGCCGCGCAGACGGCGGTGACCACCAGCCTCGTCGATCCGCTCGAAGATTTCGAGACGAATGCTCGCGGCACGCTCAACGTGCTGGAATCGGTGCGCAGGGCGGGCAGACGCGCTCCGGTCATCTTCGCCAGCACCAACAAGGTTTATGGCGCTCTCGACGATCTCGGCGTGATCGAACTCGACGATCGCTATCTTCCCGAAGACGAGACCGTCAGGAAACAAGGGGTCGGCGAGGATCGGCCACTCGATTTCTGCACGCCTTACGGATGTTCGAAAGGTGTGGCCGATCAATACATCCTCGACTACGCGAAATCCTACGGCATTCCTGCCGCCGTCCTGCGGATGAGCTGCATCTATGGACCGCGCCAGTTCGGCACCGAGGACCAGGGGTGGGTGGCGCATTTCCTGATCCGCGCGCTCGGCGGCGAACCCATTTCCATCTACGGCGACGGCAAGCAGGTGCGGGATATTCTGCATGTCGATGATGCCGTCGCTGCTTATCGGATGCTACTTTCCAATATCGAACGGGTCAGCGGCAAAGCCTTCAACCTCGGTGGGGGGCCGCGTAACGCCGTCAGCGTGCTCTCAGTGTTGCGCGAGATCGAATTGCTTGCGGGCCGTCCCGTCGAAACGAGCTTTGGCCCCTGGCGCGCCGGCGACCAGTTCTATTTCGTGGCCGACACGACGAAACTTGAACGGGAAACCGGCTGGCAAGCCGAAATCGGATGGCGTGATGGTTTGCGGCACCTCGCCGAATGGCTGATCGCCCATCGTTTCGGCGGGCGGCAGTTCCGCAGGGAAAAGCGGAAGGTATCAGCATGA
- a CDS encoding glycosyltransferase family 4 protein: MSGDERSNGHRRVLMTVDAIGGVWRYAMDLAAALKPNNIDVVFAGLGPTPTDDKVAEAGRIGKLVWLDAPLDWTVEGEEAVAEVPRLIADLARREEADLLHLNLPSQAAGIETDLPVAVVCHSCVVTWFAAVRGSEVPPDWRWHYRLNQAGFTRADAVIAPSRSHARAMEAAYGPIGGLHVVHNASSLEASDEPKQDFVLAAGRWWDDGKNGAVLDKAAAMTRWTVAAAGATTGPNGQTMRFRHADHRGELSHERMSALTRQAAVVASPSLYEPFGLAALEAARAGAALVLSDIPTYREIWDGAALFAEPHRPDVFADAFNTLADDPQLRAAFGRKARARSAGFSVKAKAEAMCSVYSGMSARGFSTAAE; the protein is encoded by the coding sequence ATGAGCGGAGATGAACGGAGCAACGGACACCGTCGCGTGCTGATGACGGTTGACGCCATCGGCGGCGTCTGGCGTTACGCCATGGACCTGGCAGCAGCACTGAAACCGAACAACATCGACGTTGTCTTTGCCGGGCTGGGGCCCACACCGACAGACGACAAAGTCGCCGAGGCGGGCCGGATCGGCAAGCTCGTCTGGCTGGACGCGCCACTCGATTGGACGGTCGAGGGTGAAGAGGCAGTTGCCGAGGTCCCGCGGCTGATCGCCGATCTCGCACGCCGGGAAGAGGCGGATCTTCTGCATCTTAATCTGCCGTCGCAGGCGGCGGGCATCGAAACGGACCTGCCGGTTGCGGTGGTTTGCCATTCCTGTGTTGTCACATGGTTTGCCGCCGTCCGCGGCAGTGAAGTCCCGCCGGACTGGCGATGGCACTATCGGCTGAACCAGGCGGGCTTCACGCGTGCGGACGCGGTGATCGCGCCAAGCCGCAGCCATGCGAGAGCGATGGAAGCGGCCTATGGACCGATCGGCGGTCTCCACGTCGTTCACAACGCCAGCTCCCTTGAGGCTTCCGACGAGCCCAAGCAGGATTTTGTCCTTGCGGCCGGGCGCTGGTGGGACGACGGCAAAAACGGCGCCGTGCTGGACAAGGCTGCAGCAATGACCCGATGGACGGTGGCGGCGGCCGGCGCGACGACCGGCCCGAACGGCCAGACCATGCGATTTCGCCATGCTGATCACCGAGGCGAGCTTTCGCACGAGCGGATGAGCGCCTTGACGCGGCAGGCGGCCGTCGTGGCCTCGCCTTCGCTCTACGAGCCGTTCGGTCTTGCCGCTCTCGAAGCAGCGCGGGCGGGCGCGGCCTTGGTGCTTTCCGATATCCCAACCTATCGCGAGATATGGGACGGCGCTGCTCTGTTCGCCGAGCCGCATCGCCCCGATGTCTTCGCCGATGCCTTCAATACTCTTGCCGACGATCCGCAGCTGCGGGCTGCATTCGGACGAAAAGCACGTGCCCGGTCTGCCGGCTTCAGCGTCAAGGCTAAGGCAGAGGCGATGTGCTCGGTCTATTCCGGCATGTCCGCCCGCGGTTTTTCAACAGCAGCGGAGTGA
- a CDS encoding CgeB family protein yields the protein MKFVFYTHSLVSDWNHGNAHFLRGVMRDLQRRGHETLALEPQDAWSRANLVKDQGPAAVEAFHRAFPQHRSQIYGEGLDHEAALADADIVIVHEWTEPRLVERLGRIRRNGATFTLLFHDTHHRAVSAEDDIAGLALDDYDGVLAFGQTLRERYLRAGWGKSVFAWHEAADDTLFRPLPDIEKTGDLIWIGNWGDDERSAEIGEFLIRPAKELKLDTVVRGVRYPDHALNELRKSGIAYGGWIANADVPEAFARHRATVHIPRRPYVQHLPGIPTIRVFEALACGIPLISAPWSDAEHLFEPGRDYLVVGDGEEMKKSLRDVLSDTDLAAGLAAAGLETIKTRHTCRHRVDELFAILERCGTHRVVENLQSREAAE from the coding sequence ATGAAGTTCGTTTTCTACACCCATTCGCTGGTCTCCGACTGGAATCACGGCAATGCCCATTTTCTTCGCGGCGTCATGCGCGATCTCCAACGGCGCGGCCATGAAACGCTGGCGCTGGAGCCGCAGGATGCCTGGAGCCGGGCCAATCTGGTGAAGGATCAGGGGCCGGCTGCGGTCGAGGCATTTCACCGGGCATTTCCGCAGCACCGTTCGCAGATCTACGGCGAGGGATTAGACCACGAAGCAGCGCTTGCCGATGCCGATATCGTCATCGTCCACGAGTGGACGGAACCGCGATTGGTCGAGAGGCTCGGCCGCATCCGACGCAATGGCGCGACCTTCACCCTGCTGTTCCACGATACGCATCATCGGGCGGTATCTGCCGAAGACGATATCGCAGGACTGGCGCTCGACGACTATGATGGCGTGCTGGCCTTCGGGCAGACCTTGCGTGAACGCTATCTCAGAGCCGGTTGGGGAAAGTCGGTATTTGCCTGGCACGAGGCGGCGGACGACACGCTGTTCAGACCGTTGCCGGACATCGAGAAAACCGGAGACCTCATCTGGATCGGCAACTGGGGTGACGATGAGCGGTCCGCCGAAATCGGCGAATTCCTGATTCGTCCCGCGAAGGAGCTGAAGCTCGACACGGTCGTTCGTGGCGTGCGCTATCCCGACCATGCATTGAACGAACTTCGCAAGTCCGGCATCGCCTATGGCGGCTGGATCGCCAATGCCGATGTTCCCGAGGCCTTCGCCCGCCACAGGGCCACCGTTCACATTCCGCGGCGACCCTATGTCCAGCATCTGCCGGGTATTCCGACTATCCGCGTCTTTGAGGCGCTCGCTTGCGGCATACCCCTGATCTCGGCGCCCTGGAGCGACGCCGAACATCTCTTCGAGCCTGGCAGGGACTATTTGGTCGTCGGCGATGGCGAGGAGATGAAGAAAAGCCTGCGCGACGTCCTCTCCGATACCGATCTGGCTGCGGGCCTTGCCGCCGCCGGCCTTGAAACGATCAAGACCCGTCACACCTGCCGCCACCGCGTCGACGAGCTTTTCGCCATTCTGGAGCGCTGCGGCACGCACAGGGTCGTTGAAAACCTGCAATCCAGGGAGGCTGCCGAATGA
- a CDS encoding CgeB family protein, which translates to MKIAFYGSSLVSAYWNGAATYYRGLLRALAEKGYNITFYEPDVYDRQMNRDMDPPDWCRVVVYEGTVDALKAVTSEAAEADIVVKASGVGFEDDRLLEEVLRNARPHALKIFWDVDAPATLAELRADPDHPLRRALSALDLVMTYGGGDPVVSAYRSVGAAECVPIYNALDPQTHHPVPKDHRFAADLGFLGNRLPDREARVEHFFLEPASRLPNRTFLLGGSGWHDKPISSNVRYIGHVPTRDHNAFNVTPMAVLNISRASMAENGFSPATRVFEAAGAGACLITDYWEGIDVFLKSGEEVLVARDGQDVAALLSGLSRQAAREIGERARRRVLAEHTYVNRAEAVDRIFRARLGGREAAE; encoded by the coding sequence ATGAAGATCGCCTTTTATGGTTCGAGCCTCGTCTCCGCCTATTGGAACGGCGCCGCCACCTATTATCGCGGCTTGCTGCGGGCGCTGGCGGAGAAAGGCTACAACATCACCTTCTATGAACCCGACGTCTATGACCGGCAGATGAACCGCGACATGGATCCGCCGGACTGGTGCAGGGTCGTCGTCTATGAAGGGACAGTCGACGCACTCAAGGCCGTCACAAGCGAGGCGGCCGAGGCTGATATCGTCGTCAAGGCAAGCGGCGTCGGTTTCGAGGACGACCGATTGCTGGAAGAGGTGCTGCGCAATGCCCGACCCCACGCGTTGAAAATCTTCTGGGACGTGGACGCGCCGGCAACGCTTGCCGAACTCAGGGCCGACCCCGACCATCCGTTGCGCCGCGCGCTTTCCGCGCTTGATCTTGTGATGACCTATGGCGGCGGCGATCCTGTCGTGAGCGCATACCGCTCCGTGGGAGCGGCCGAATGCGTGCCGATCTACAATGCGCTGGACCCGCAAACGCATCATCCGGTGCCGAAGGACCACCGCTTTGCCGCCGACCTCGGTTTCCTCGGCAACCGCCTGCCGGACCGGGAGGCGAGGGTTGAGCATTTCTTCCTGGAGCCGGCGTCGCGTCTGCCGAACCGAACATTCCTGCTTGGCGGTTCCGGCTGGCACGACAAGCCGATCTCTTCGAACGTCCGCTATATCGGCCATGTCCCGACGCGCGATCATAATGCCTTTAACGTAACACCGATGGCGGTCCTCAACATATCGCGTGCCAGCATGGCGGAGAATGGTTTTTCCCCTGCGACGCGGGTCTTCGAGGCGGCTGGCGCCGGGGCTTGCCTCATTACCGACTATTGGGAAGGCATCGATGTCTTTCTGAAGTCGGGCGAGGAGGTGCTGGTCGCGCGCGACGGACAGGACGTGGCTGCCTTGCTTAGCGGCTTGTCCCGGCAAGCCGCACGGGAAATCGGAGAAAGAGCGCGCCGGCGGGTTTTGGCCGAACATACCTATGTCAATCGCGCCGAAGCGGTAGACAGGATTTTTCGCGCACGTCTTGGTGGGCGGGAGGCTGCCGAATGA
- a CDS encoding CgeB family protein, whose amino-acid sequence MTRSLDIVFLGLSLSSSWGNGHATTYRALIKGLRHAGHRIFFLERDVPWYASHRDLPSPDFCELAYYSDPATMIERHGERLGNADAVIVGSYVPDGVPLIDGLEALQPKRLCFYDIDTPVTLAKLDRGDEEYLALRQIPLFDAYFSFSGGRVLTWLEQRYGARRAIALYCSVDEGRYANTGESNCWDLGYLGTYSPDRQPTLERLLLEPARRLPSMRFVVAGPQYPAEIEWPANVERIEHLPPADHASFYSRQRFTLNVTRSDMIAAGWSPSVRLFEAAACGAPIISDFWQGLDELLPDTEALFIARAPEDVVALLTELSDSDRLAAAAAARKRVMSSHTGYARAGDLAGALSNLPANPAFERISA is encoded by the coding sequence ATGACGAGATCGCTCGACATCGTCTTCCTCGGCCTCTCCCTTTCCTCATCCTGGGGAAACGGTCATGCCACGACCTATCGCGCCTTGATCAAGGGCCTTCGGCACGCCGGCCATCGGATCTTTTTCCTGGAGCGGGACGTGCCGTGGTATGCCAGCCACCGGGACCTGCCTTCGCCTGACTTCTGCGAGCTCGCCTATTATTCTGATCCCGCCACAATGATCGAGCGTCACGGTGAGAGGCTCGGCAACGCCGATGCGGTCATCGTCGGATCCTACGTTCCCGATGGTGTGCCGCTCATCGACGGGCTCGAGGCGTTGCAGCCGAAACGCCTTTGCTTCTATGACATTGACACGCCCGTCACCCTCGCCAAGCTCGACCGTGGTGACGAGGAATATCTGGCGCTGAGGCAGATTCCCTTGTTTGACGCTTATTTCTCCTTCTCCGGCGGAAGGGTGTTGACCTGGCTAGAACAGAGATATGGCGCGCGCAGAGCCATCGCGCTCTATTGTTCGGTTGACGAGGGCCGCTATGCCAATACCGGCGAGTCCAATTGCTGGGATCTTGGTTATCTCGGAACCTATAGCCCTGACCGGCAGCCGACACTGGAGCGCCTCCTCCTGGAGCCGGCGCGCCGCCTGCCGTCGATGCGCTTCGTCGTCGCCGGCCCGCAATATCCCGCCGAGATCGAATGGCCGGCCAATGTCGAGCGCATCGAGCATCTGCCGCCTGCCGATCACGCAAGCTTCTATAGCCGTCAGAGGTTCACATTGAACGTGACCCGCAGCGATATGATCGCCGCCGGCTGGTCGCCCAGCGTGCGGCTGTTCGAGGCTGCCGCCTGCGGAGCGCCCATTATCAGCGACTTCTGGCAGGGTCTTGATGAGCTGCTGCCGGACACTGAGGCTTTGTTCATTGCGCGCGCGCCGGAGGATGTCGTGGCGCTGCTGACGGAGCTTTCTGACAGCGACCGTCTGGCAGCCGCCGCCGCAGCGAGAAAGCGCGTCATGAGCAGTCATACCGGGTACGCCCGTGCCGGCGATCTCGCTGGGGCTCTTTCGAACCTGCCAGCCAATCCAGCTTTCGAGCGTATCTCAGCGTGA
- a CDS encoding UDP-glucuronic acid decarboxylase family protein, protein MLQVNRRGKGKTVLVAGGAGFVGSHLCDALLGRGDSVICVDSYITGSRDNVRPLVNHPGFRLIEQDICNFLEIDEPIDQIYNLACAASPPQYQADPVHTMMTCVAGTGNLLALAERHRASFLQASTSEVYGDPAEHPQTEDYRGNVSCTGPRACYDEGKRAAEALCFDMLRAGRVDARVARIFNTYGPRMQANDGRIVSNLIVQALSGKPLTIYGSGMQTRSFCYVSDLVGGLTALMDVRQNPGAPVNLGNPGEFTINELAQMIRAMVPVRTVVAYRPLPKDDPQRRRPDITRATELLDWQPTVPLAEGLRYTIDWFAANLDDRPRKRVAAPRRHRRAAASQAAPLDN, encoded by the coding sequence ATGCTTCAAGTCAATCGTCGCGGAAAAGGCAAGACTGTTCTGGTGGCAGGAGGCGCCGGCTTTGTCGGCTCGCATCTCTGCGATGCTCTGCTCGGCCGTGGCGACAGCGTCATTTGCGTCGACAGCTATATCACCGGCTCGCGGGACAATGTCCGACCGTTGGTGAACCACCCCGGCTTCCGGCTGATTGAACAGGACATCTGCAACTTCCTCGAAATCGACGAGCCTATTGACCAGATTTACAACCTGGCCTGCGCCGCCTCGCCGCCGCAGTACCAGGCGGATCCCGTTCACACCATGATGACCTGCGTCGCCGGCACGGGCAATCTGCTGGCGCTCGCCGAGCGGCACCGCGCCTCCTTCCTCCAGGCTTCGACCAGCGAGGTCTATGGCGATCCGGCGGAACATCCGCAGACAGAGGACTATCGCGGCAATGTCAGCTGCACCGGACCGCGCGCCTGCTATGACGAGGGAAAGCGCGCCGCTGAGGCCCTTTGCTTCGACATGCTGCGTGCCGGCCGCGTCGACGCGCGGGTCGCCCGCATCTTCAATACCTATGGACCGCGAATGCAGGCCAATGACGGCCGGATCGTCTCCAATCTGATCGTGCAGGCCCTCTCGGGCAAACCTCTGACCATTTATGGAAGCGGCATGCAGACGCGGTCCTTCTGCTACGTCAGCGATCTCGTGGGCGGCCTCACGGCCCTGATGGACGTGCGCCAAAATCCCGGCGCGCCCGTCAACCTCGGCAACCCCGGCGAATTCACCATCAACGAGCTCGCGCAGATGATCCGCGCGATGGTGCCGGTACGCACGGTGGTTGCCTACAGGCCTTTGCCGAAGGACGATCCTCAGCGCCGCCGCCCCGATATAACCCGCGCCACCGAACTTCTCGACTGGCAGCCGACGGTGCCCCTCGCCGAGGGACTCAGATATACGATCGATTGGTTTGCCGCCAATTTGGACGATCGTCCGCGCAAACGCGTCGCCGCGCCTCGCCGTCACCGACGTGCAGCTGCCTCGCAGGCTGCTCCCTTGGACAACTAA
- a CDS encoding TIGR04290 family methyltransferase, with product MMNLALKQRISELGPWFQNMRLGEIETAPDHFLGDYPAFKWEGFKHVVPTDLEGRSVLDIGCNAGFYALEMKRRNAGRVLGIDSDPRYLEQARFAADHFGLDVEFRQMSVYEVSKLAERFDLVLFMGVLYHLRHPLLALDLLYEHVVADLMLFQCLQRGDEHIATLEEDYDFSEWKVFDRPDFPKLFFVEERYSADPTNWFIPNKAAVEALLRSSGFVIEANPEREVYLCRRGRRPYMVEPPPG from the coding sequence ATGATGAACCTGGCTTTGAAACAGCGCATCAGCGAACTCGGCCCCTGGTTTCAGAATATGCGGCTCGGAGAGATCGAAACCGCGCCGGATCATTTTCTCGGCGACTATCCGGCGTTCAAATGGGAGGGCTTCAAGCATGTCGTGCCCACGGATCTGGAAGGGCGCAGCGTTCTCGATATCGGCTGCAATGCCGGCTTTTATGCGCTCGAAATGAAGCGCCGCAATGCCGGACGGGTGCTGGGAATTGACAGCGATCCACGTTATCTCGAGCAGGCCCGTTTCGCCGCCGATCATTTCGGCCTCGATGTCGAGTTCAGGCAGATGTCGGTTTATGAAGTATCGAAACTCGCGGAGCGTTTCGATCTCGTGCTCTTCATGGGCGTTCTCTACCACTTGCGCCATCCGTTGCTGGCACTGGATCTGCTCTACGAACACGTAGTCGCAGATCTCATGCTGTTCCAATGCCTGCAGCGTGGCGACGAGCATATCGCCACGCTGGAGGAAGACTACGACTTTTCGGAGTGGAAGGTTTTCGACCGGCCGGATTTTCCGAAGCTGTTCTTTGTCGAAGAGCGCTATTCTGCCGATCCCACCAACTGGTTCATTCCCAACAAGGCGGCGGTCGAAGCGTTGCTGCGCAGCTCCGGCTTTGTCATAGAGGCCAATCCGGAGCGAGAGGTTTATCTCTGCCGCCGAGGCCGGCGGCCATACATGGTCGAGCCGCCGCCCGGTTGA
- a CDS encoding helix-turn-helix domain-containing protein produces MNTVFDKLARKAVLIVEDDYTLASELASKLTQTGIDVVGPAPNVEQALKYIEDSKIEAAILDINLGGTMVFPVADVLSKRNIPFFFATGYSRDVVPPRFADRIFVEKPLDTGAIYSALSSCGSSTATAAGGQKNLILSALSPRENDLVRPLLNPVHLVQGEILEQQFGEITTVFFIESGTVSVVASSPNGSQVEVGLIGREGLTGTGLLEGDWRTPYNMVVLTEGSAQRIDTDGFLRLVQRAPQLRSLSSSFSRTLAIQIGYTALANSRYSIEQRLARLLLMLNDRSEDKMLLLTHEHMSSMLGVRRSGVTGALPVLEGEKLIRSVRGKVIIIDREGLILKANGSYGIPEAEYERLMGFSLRGTGNAKKAVGQPGPHFYGPHSGEKW; encoded by the coding sequence GTGAATACGGTCTTTGACAAACTTGCGCGAAAGGCGGTTTTGATCGTCGAGGACGATTACACCCTTGCCAGCGAGCTCGCGTCCAAACTGACCCAAACGGGAATCGATGTCGTCGGGCCGGCACCCAACGTTGAGCAAGCGCTGAAATACATCGAAGATTCCAAGATAGAAGCGGCTATTTTGGACATCAATCTCGGTGGAACGATGGTGTTTCCTGTCGCCGATGTGCTGTCGAAGCGCAATATCCCGTTTTTCTTCGCAACCGGCTACAGCCGGGACGTCGTCCCTCCGCGGTTTGCCGATCGAATATTCGTGGAAAAGCCGTTGGACACGGGCGCGATTTATAGTGCCCTTTCCAGTTGTGGAAGCTCGACGGCGACGGCAGCAGGCGGCCAAAAGAACCTCATTCTTTCTGCGCTTTCTCCCCGCGAAAATGACCTTGTCCGTCCGCTGCTTAATCCTGTCCACCTGGTTCAAGGCGAGATTCTTGAGCAACAGTTTGGGGAGATAACGACGGTTTTCTTCATCGAAAGCGGGACGGTTTCGGTTGTGGCCTCGTCGCCCAATGGGTCGCAGGTGGAGGTCGGTCTCATCGGGCGTGAAGGCCTGACCGGCACTGGACTGTTGGAGGGTGATTGGCGCACGCCCTACAATATGGTGGTGCTGACCGAAGGAAGCGCCCAGCGCATCGATACCGACGGTTTCCTCCGTCTGGTGCAGAGGGCGCCACAGCTACGCTCTCTTTCGTCGTCCTTCTCAAGGACGCTCGCAATTCAGATCGGGTACACGGCCCTCGCCAACAGCCGCTATTCGATCGAGCAGAGGCTGGCCCGCTTGCTGCTCATGCTCAATGATCGGTCGGAAGACAAGATGCTGCTTCTGACGCACGAACACATGTCTTCCATGCTCGGCGTCCGACGTTCCGGAGTCACGGGCGCGCTTCCGGTTCTGGAGGGGGAAAAGCTCATCAGGTCGGTACGGGGAAAGGTGATCATCATCGACCGGGAGGGCCTTATCCTTAAGGCCAATGGCTCTTACGGCATCCCTGAGGCGGAGTACGAGCGCCTGATGGGGTTTTCACTGAGAGGCACGGGGAACGCCAAAAAGGCTGTCGGGCAACCCGGTCCCCACTTTTACGGCCCCCATTCCGGCGAGAAATGGTAA